The following proteins come from a genomic window of Candidatus Thiodiazotropha sp. CDECU1:
- the rodA gene encoding rod shape-determining protein RodA — MRGRSYTTFYESQPAQASGLLAWLHLDIPLLTGLLLLSGFGLTILYSAGDQEMVLLQKQLIRLGFGFVAMFALAQIHPANIRRWAPFLYTIGILMLISVILFGEQGKGAQRWLDLGFIRFQPSEMFKLTLPMLIAWYLAEYRLPPNPSRLIIAGLFTLLPVLLIAKQPDLGTALLVATAGTFALFLAGISWRVISAIGLLMAALGPVAWYFMHDYQRQRVLTFLNPESDPLGTGYHIIQSKIAIGSGGISGKGWLNGTQSHLEFLPERHTDFIFAVISEEFGLVGVLALLTLYLFIIMRGLYIATQAQDTFGRILAGSLSLVFFVYLFVNAGMVTGLLPVVGVPLPLISYGGTSLVTILASFGMLMSIHTHKKLLPT, encoded by the coding sequence ATGAGGGGTAGGAGTTACACCACCTTCTATGAATCACAGCCGGCACAGGCGAGTGGCTTACTGGCTTGGTTGCACCTCGATATCCCCCTGTTGACTGGTCTGCTGCTGCTGTCAGGTTTTGGTTTGACCATCCTCTACAGCGCTGGCGACCAGGAGATGGTACTCCTGCAAAAGCAGTTGATACGCCTGGGATTCGGCTTTGTTGCCATGTTTGCCCTGGCCCAGATCCACCCGGCCAATATACGCCGTTGGGCCCCCTTTCTGTACACTATCGGGATCCTCATGTTGATCTCGGTGATTCTCTTCGGCGAGCAGGGAAAAGGTGCCCAACGATGGCTGGATCTGGGTTTTATTCGCTTTCAACCCTCGGAAATGTTCAAACTCACCCTGCCGATGCTGATCGCCTGGTATCTGGCTGAATATCGCCTGCCACCCAATCCCTCCCGTTTGATAATCGCGGGCCTGTTCACCCTGCTGCCGGTCTTACTGATCGCAAAACAGCCGGATCTGGGCACCGCCCTGCTGGTGGCCACCGCGGGGACATTCGCCCTGTTTCTAGCCGGCATCAGCTGGCGGGTGATAAGCGCTATCGGTCTGTTAATGGCCGCCCTCGGCCCGGTAGCCTGGTACTTCATGCACGATTATCAACGCCAGCGCGTGTTGACCTTCCTGAATCCGGAGAGCGACCCATTGGGTACCGGCTATCATATCATCCAGTCAAAAATCGCCATCGGCTCAGGAGGCATCAGTGGCAAGGGCTGGCTCAACGGCACCCAGTCTCATCTGGAGTTTCTTCCTGAACGACACACCGATTTTATCTTTGCCGTCATCTCCGAAGAGTTTGGCCTGGTTGGGGTGCTGGCGCTCCTCACACTCTATCTCTTTATCATCATGCGCGGACTCTATATCGCCACCCAGGCCCAGGACACCTTTGGCAGGATCCTGGCCGGTTCACTGTCACTGGTTTTTTTCGTCTATCTTTTCGTCAATGCAGGTATGGTCACAGGATTGCTACCGGTAGTGGGTGTACCCTTACCGCTAATCAGTTATGGAGGGACATCCCTGGTGACCATTCTTGCCAGCTTCGGTATGCTGATGTCCATCCATACCCACAAAAAACTACTGCCAACATAA
- the mltB gene encoding lytic murein transglycosylase B → MRTITRLLLFFTLTLTTVACAHTQKQTTEYKKFALEMAKKHNFNALQVERLLTSTTFRDDIIAAITRPAESKAWHEYRPIFLKPDRIAGGVRFWQENEALLASVSQEYGVPAEIIVAIIGVETRYGKHTGRYRVVDALTTLAFGYPKRADFFRRELEEFLLLTREEGVDQESAMGSYAGAMGKPQFISSSYRQYAVDHDADGRRDLWNSNPDIIASIASYFKTHGWRTNQPITLLTQGGEDLQRFVDAGMKPSIQVGKLLAKGVRPVNGAPPAPETLTSLIKLDAGENHEYWLGLHNFYVITRYNHSNLYAMAVYQLSREIHTAKQAADAAR, encoded by the coding sequence ATGCGAACCATAACCCGACTGCTGCTCTTTTTCACCCTCACCTTGACCACGGTGGCGTGTGCCCATACCCAAAAGCAGACCACCGAGTACAAAAAATTCGCCCTGGAGATGGCCAAAAAGCACAATTTCAATGCCCTCCAGGTAGAACGCCTGTTGACCAGCACAACCTTCAGGGATGACATCATCGCTGCCATAACACGGCCCGCAGAATCCAAGGCCTGGCATGAATACCGTCCGATTTTTCTCAAGCCGGACCGGATCGCCGGGGGGGTCAGGTTCTGGCAGGAGAATGAGGCCCTGCTGGCCTCCGTCAGTCAAGAGTATGGGGTACCGGCTGAGATTATCGTCGCCATCATCGGCGTGGAGACCCGTTACGGTAAACATACGGGCCGCTACCGGGTCGTCGACGCCCTGACCACACTCGCCTTCGGCTATCCAAAACGGGCGGATTTCTTTCGCCGCGAGCTGGAAGAGTTCCTGTTGCTGACAAGAGAGGAGGGTGTGGACCAGGAGAGTGCCATGGGTTCCTATGCCGGCGCCATGGGTAAGCCCCAATTCATCTCCAGCAGCTACCGCCAATACGCCGTGGACCATGATGCTGACGGCCGGCGCGATCTCTGGAACAGCAATCCCGATATCATCGCCAGCATCGCCAGCTATTTCAAAACCCATGGCTGGAGAACCAACCAGCCCATCACCCTGCTTACTCAAGGAGGAGAGGATCTACAGCGCTTTGTCGACGCCGGTATGAAGCCCAGCATCCAGGTAGGCAAGCTGCTGGCCAAGGGGGTACGCCCAGTAAACGGTGCGCCGCCTGCGCCCGAAACACTCACCAGTCTGATTAAGCTGGATGCGGGTGAAAATCATGAATATTGGCTGGGACTGCACAATTTCTATGTCATAACACGCTACAATCACAGCAACCTCTACGCCATGGCCGTCTATCAACTGAGCCGGGAGATCCATACCGCCAAACAGGCGGCTGATGCAGCCAGGTAG
- a CDS encoding septal ring lytic transglycosylase RlpA family protein, whose product MKKRNSIYLPDRISIKAGFTALIGMLLITACSTSKIGPGPKQDGISHRHPPPANMASIPDAVPKDDPKSRYGNPESYEVFGKRYYTLRSGRGYNARGIASWYGSKFHGQRTSSGESYDMYAMTAAHKTLPLPSYVRVTNLKNNRSVVVKVNDRGPFHDNRLIDLSYTAAWKLGITGEGTGLVEVVSLDPKSPLQPLKTKPVKLRKGNMLPELFLQVGAFGSSENAQRLKKRLEEHLKTGVLIEDNDHPERPVYRVQVGPIASVELADHLSQQLAKLGIADPHVVIR is encoded by the coding sequence ATGAAGAAGCGCAACAGCATATATTTGCCAGACAGGATTTCAATCAAGGCCGGTTTCACCGCGCTGATCGGCATGCTATTGATCACTGCCTGTAGCACCAGCAAGATAGGACCCGGCCCCAAGCAGGATGGCATCAGCCACCGCCATCCCCCGCCTGCGAATATGGCATCCATCCCCGATGCGGTACCCAAGGACGACCCCAAAAGCCGCTATGGCAATCCTGAAAGCTATGAGGTGTTCGGCAAGCGTTACTACACACTGCGCAGCGGTCGGGGATACAATGCCCGCGGCATTGCATCCTGGTATGGCAGTAAATTTCATGGCCAACGCACCAGCAGCGGTGAAAGCTACGACATGTATGCCATGACTGCAGCACACAAGACCTTGCCCCTGCCAAGCTATGTCCGGGTCACGAACCTGAAAAATAACCGCAGCGTGGTGGTCAAGGTCAATGATCGCGGCCCATTTCATGACAACCGCCTGATCGACCTCTCCTATACGGCAGCCTGGAAGCTGGGCATCACCGGCGAGGGAACGGGGCTGGTGGAGGTGGTGAGTCTCGATCCGAAGAGTCCGCTACAGCCGCTGAAGACAAAACCGGTAAAGCTGAGAAAAGGCAACATGCTGCCTGAACTGTTTCTCCAGGTTGGCGCTTTCGGCAGTTCCGAGAATGCCCAGCGTCTGAAAAAAAGGCTCGAGGAACATTTAAAGACCGGCGTACTCATAGAAGACAACGATCACCCGGAGCGCCCGGTCTATCGGGTACAGGTGGGCCCGATTGCCAGTGTGGAGCTTGCTGACCATCTCAGCCAACAATTGGCCAAGCTCGGCATTGCCGACCCACATGTTGTCATTCGCTAG
- a CDS encoding D-alanyl-D-alanine carboxypeptidase family protein: protein MPSRLSLPMHHLSPTRFVKVTLLWLFSLVALSTHATTPTPAPPEVSASGYLLVDFHSGKVLAEKGASNRLEPASLTKIMTAYAVFRELKQGNINLEDRVLISEKAWRTPGSRMFIEVGKKVKVLDLVKGMIIQSGNDACVALAEHIAGSEATFAELMNNHASELGMTDTHFVNSTGLPHDDHYTTPADIAKVAAATIRDFPEYYPWYSDKSYIFNDITQHNRNKLLWRDDSVDGIKTGHTEAAGYCLVASAQRENMRLISVVMGTKGEEARAKASQSLLNYGFRFFETHQLYAAGEVLNRTRIWKGEKEKLPLGLNRDLNVTIPRHQYQNLDARMEIEPKIMAPIKQGDVLGHVNITLNGDPVTEAQLVALKSIADGNIWQQIKDSALLWLE from the coding sequence ATGCCAAGTAGATTATCCTTACCCATGCACCATCTATCACCGACCAGATTTGTGAAAGTCACTTTGTTATGGCTCTTCAGCCTAGTTGCACTTTCAACCCATGCCACCACCCCCACCCCGGCCCCGCCGGAGGTCTCTGCCTCAGGCTATCTTCTGGTGGATTTTCACAGCGGCAAGGTACTCGCCGAAAAGGGAGCCAGTAATCGTCTTGAGCCTGCCAGCCTGACCAAAATCATGACCGCCTATGCGGTATTCCGTGAGTTGAAGCAGGGCAATATCAACCTGGAGGATAGGGTACTCATCAGTGAGAAGGCCTGGCGTACACCGGGATCACGCATGTTCATCGAGGTGGGAAAAAAGGTCAAAGTGCTCGATCTTGTCAAGGGAATGATCATTCAATCCGGCAACGATGCCTGTGTTGCCCTCGCCGAGCATATCGCCGGGAGTGAGGCCACCTTCGCTGAATTGATGAACAACCATGCCAGTGAACTGGGAATGACCGACACCCATTTCGTCAACAGTACCGGGCTTCCCCACGATGACCACTATACGACGCCTGCGGACATCGCCAAGGTGGCGGCAGCCACAATCCGGGATTTTCCTGAATACTACCCCTGGTATAGCGATAAGTCTTATATATTCAACGATATAACTCAGCACAACCGGAACAAGCTCCTGTGGCGGGACGACAGTGTGGACGGCATCAAGACCGGTCACACCGAGGCGGCGGGTTACTGCCTGGTGGCATCAGCTCAACGGGAAAACATGCGTCTCATCTCAGTGGTGATGGGCACCAAGGGTGAGGAGGCAAGGGCCAAGGCTAGCCAAAGCCTGCTCAATTATGGTTTTCGCTTCTTTGAAACCCACCAGCTCTACGCGGCGGGGGAGGTACTCAATCGGACCCGCATCTGGAAGGGGGAAAAAGAGAAACTGCCCCTGGGCCTGAACCGGGACCTGAACGTAACCATTCCTCGTCATCAGTATCAAAATCTCGATGCCCGTATGGAGATCGAACCGAAGATCATGGCCCCGATCAAACAGGGTGATGTCCTCGGTCACGTCAACATCACCCTGAACGGAGATCCCGTTACCGAGGCACAGCTGGTGGCGCTGAAGAGCATCGCTGACGGTAACATCTGGCAGCAGATCAAGGACAGCGCCCTGTTGTGGCTGGAGTGA
- a CDS encoding YbeD family protein, whose amino-acid sequence MSQDEETLLKFPCDFPIKVMGKAEPGFEAMVVELVGRHTEELLETAINSRLSKGGKWVSVTITLRAQSKAQLDAIYLDLSAHEKVVMAL is encoded by the coding sequence ATGAGCCAGGATGAAGAGACACTGCTGAAATTTCCCTGCGACTTTCCTATCAAGGTGATGGGCAAGGCGGAACCGGGTTTTGAGGCAATGGTTGTGGAACTGGTGGGCCGGCATACTGAAGAGCTGCTTGAAACAGCCATCAACAGCCGGCTCAGCAAAGGGGGAAAATGGGTATCTGTCACCATCACTCTGCGTGCCCAGAGCAAGGCTCAGCTGGATGCCATTTATCTCGATCTCAGCGCCCATGAAAAAGTGGTCATGGCCCTCTAG
- the lipB gene encoding lipoyl(octanoyl) transferase LipB — MQPYQATWHAMQDYTNGRDASSPDQLWLLEHPALFTLGQAGKAEHILDPGDIPVIKSDRGGQVTYHGPGQLIAYLLLDLRRARIGIRTLVTHLEQAVITLLREYGIGAAARRDAPGVYIADSKVASLGLRVRRGCSYHGLSLNVDMDLSPFERINPCGFPGLNITQLADQKIDTDIPSLGLRLSHHLAQALGYTLTCIDTEVDP, encoded by the coding sequence ATGCAGCCCTACCAAGCCACCTGGCATGCCATGCAGGACTACACCAATGGGCGGGATGCATCGAGTCCCGATCAGCTCTGGTTACTCGAACATCCGGCGCTGTTCACCCTGGGACAGGCAGGAAAGGCCGAACATATCCTGGACCCCGGTGACATCCCTGTGATCAAGTCCGACCGGGGTGGCCAGGTGACCTATCACGGCCCCGGGCAGCTCATCGCCTATCTGCTACTCGATCTGCGCCGGGCCCGCATTGGCATTCGCACCCTGGTCACTCATTTGGAACAAGCAGTGATAACACTGTTGAGGGAGTACGGCATAGGCGCAGCTGCACGCCGGGATGCCCCCGGTGTCTATATCGCTGACAGCAAGGTCGCCTCGCTTGGACTGCGGGTGCGCCGGGGTTGCAGCTATCATGGACTGAGCCTTAACGTGGACATGGATCTCTCCCCCTTCGAACGCATCAATCCCTGCGGTTTTCCGGGCCTGAATATCACCCAACTGGCCGATCAGAAGATTGATACCGATATCCCTTCGCTTGGCCTAAGATTGTCCCACCACCTGGCGCAGGCCTTAGGCTACACTCTGACCTGCATCGATACAGAAGTAGACCCATGA
- the lipA gene encoding lipoyl synthase, whose protein sequence is MSLDKDILPPSRTTPESHQRGKSKLARIPIKVEPQETIPRKPKWIRAKAPLGKEVSRIRRILRDRGLSSVCEEAACPNLGECFHHGTATFMIMGDICTRRCPFCDVAHGKPQPLDGQEPAQLAEAIAAMQLNYVVITSVDRDDLRDGGGAHFAQCISAVRQHRPETKIEILVPDFRGRVDAALRSLSSHPPDVFNHNLETVPRLYKQARPGADYQGSLDLLQRFKQLQPDLPTKSGLMLGLGEAREEILEVMQALRQHGCEMLTLGQYLQPSKDHLPVARFVSPEEFEQLGEIAKEMGFSSVASGPMVRSSYHADLQANPLLQEQS, encoded by the coding sequence ATGAGCCTCGACAAAGATATCCTGCCACCATCGCGCACAACGCCGGAGAGCCACCAACGGGGCAAGTCCAAACTGGCGCGTATCCCAATCAAGGTGGAACCCCAGGAGACCATCCCGCGTAAACCCAAATGGATCAGGGCCAAGGCCCCGCTCGGCAAGGAGGTCAGCCGTATTCGTCGCATCCTGCGGGACAGGGGGTTGAGTTCAGTTTGTGAAGAGGCTGCCTGTCCGAACCTTGGGGAGTGCTTTCATCACGGCACCGCCACCTTCATGATCATGGGGGATATCTGCACCCGCCGCTGCCCCTTCTGCGACGTGGCCCACGGCAAACCCCAACCCCTTGATGGGCAAGAGCCTGCGCAACTCGCCGAGGCCATAGCCGCCATGCAGCTCAACTATGTGGTTATCACCTCGGTGGACCGGGATGACCTGCGCGATGGGGGCGGCGCCCATTTCGCCCAATGTATCTCGGCAGTCCGCCAACACCGCCCTGAGACCAAAATAGAGATCCTGGTACCTGACTTTCGCGGTCGCGTGGATGCGGCGTTGAGGTCATTGTCGTCACATCCGCCCGACGTCTTCAACCACAACCTGGAGACGGTCCCGCGACTCTATAAACAGGCCCGCCCTGGGGCAGACTACCAAGGATCGCTGGATCTGTTACAGCGCTTCAAACAGCTACAACCGGATCTACCCACAAAATCGGGCCTGATGCTGGGATTGGGTGAGGCCCGGGAAGAGATACTCGAAGTCATGCAGGCACTGCGCCAACATGGTTGCGAGATGCTCACCCTGGGTCAATACCTGCAACCGAGCAAGGATCATCTGCCCGTGGCACGTTTCGTCTCACCGGAAGAGTTTGAGCAGCTGGGAGAAATTGCCAAGGAGATGGGATTTTCCAGTGTTGCCAGCGGCCCTATGGTGCGCTCATCCTATCATGCAGATCTGCAGGCGAATCCTCTACTGCAGGAACAGTCATAG
- a CDS encoding M14 family metallopeptidase, whose amino-acid sequence MLQEFDHLPENLLALEANQLAEQLNGPSLIHIPGRREEPLFVSVLMHGNETVGWEAIRTLLTRYAGGKELPRALSLFIGNVDAAAQGLRLLPGQPDYNRIWRGSEVAETPEHRIMQQVVERMRERKPFASVDIHNNTGLNPHYACINRLDTEFFHLALLFSRTVVYFLRPKGVQSMAFADLCPSVTLECGKVGSAHGVEHARDYLEACLHLAEHPQHPVSHLDIDLFHTVAQVKISPSVSFGFAPEASDIVLDPDIDHLNFRELPAGTLFGWINGVGLDVLDVRDEQGEAVVGDYFSIEEGQLCLHRSVMPSMLTKDLNVIRQDCLCYLMERYDSHLTPPAANPSGRR is encoded by the coding sequence ATGCTGCAGGAATTCGATCATCTACCGGAAAATCTGTTGGCGCTGGAGGCAAATCAGCTCGCCGAACAACTGAATGGTCCGAGCCTGATCCATATCCCCGGGAGAAGAGAGGAACCACTGTTTGTGTCTGTGCTGATGCATGGCAATGAGACAGTCGGGTGGGAGGCCATACGCACCCTGCTTACCCGCTATGCAGGGGGTAAGGAGCTGCCTCGGGCGTTGAGCCTGTTTATCGGTAATGTGGATGCGGCGGCCCAAGGGCTGCGGCTGTTACCCGGACAGCCTGACTACAACAGGATCTGGAGGGGTAGTGAGGTGGCAGAAACACCTGAACACCGTATCATGCAACAGGTTGTTGAGCGCATGCGTGAGCGCAAGCCCTTTGCCAGTGTCGACATACATAACAACACCGGCCTGAATCCCCACTACGCCTGCATCAACCGGCTGGATACCGAGTTCTTTCATCTGGCGCTGCTGTTTTCCCGTACCGTGGTCTATTTTTTGCGCCCCAAGGGGGTGCAGTCGATGGCCTTTGCGGATCTCTGCCCCTCGGTAACCCTGGAGTGTGGCAAGGTCGGCAGTGCCCATGGTGTAGAGCATGCGCGGGACTATCTCGAGGCCTGTCTGCACCTGGCAGAGCATCCTCAGCATCCTGTGAGTCATCTCGATATCGATCTGTTTCATACCGTGGCCCAGGTCAAGATATCACCGAGTGTCAGCTTCGGCTTTGCCCCGGAGGCGAGTGATATCGTGCTGGATCCCGACATCGATCATCTCAATTTTCGCGAACTGCCTGCCGGCACCCTTTTCGGCTGGATCAATGGCGTAGGACTCGATGTCCTGGATGTCAGGGATGAACAGGGAGAGGCGGTGGTGGGTGACTATTTCTCAATTGAGGAGGGTCAGCTCTGTCTGCATCGCTCGGTGATGCCTTCCATGCTGACCAAGGACCTGAACGTCATTCGACAGGATTGTCTCTGCTATCTGATGGAACGGTATGATTCGCATCTGACACCACCGGCTGCGAACCCATCCGGCAGGCGCTAA
- a CDS encoding glutamate--cysteine ligase: MGQEIDSSEFSADDFAEFQRRLKRETELLAEWFEAGVFASEGSIGGFELEACLLDEKGAPAPLNQPLLEKLDEPLVVPELATFNVEINSTARPLRGDVFERMADELQCVWDKCNRLAHPLGARMGMIGIMPSLQQEALSLHNMSPLNRYQALNDQVFKLRHGRPLSVHIEGRETLDLQHHDVMLESAATSFQIHLQVDERHAARLYNLSKVASAPMVAVSANAPYLFGHDLWDETRIPLFEQSIAVGASDLTKRVSFGIRYVYESILENFEANLKRYPVLLPLLMDEAVESLSHLRLHNGTIWRWNRPLIGFDARGKPHLRIEHRVVPAGPSVLDAIANAAFYFGLVTGMAERYKSPEEDMGFIRARSNFYNAARQGLQAEFFWFNWKTCSAEQLIRDQLLAVAREGLSSLGIEPASIDYWLGIIEQRVVRGINGATWQRQWVARHGRDFQALTQAYLEQQESGKPVHEWPLD, from the coding sequence ATGGGACAGGAAATAGATTCGAGTGAATTCTCTGCGGATGATTTTGCCGAGTTTCAACGCCGTCTCAAGCGAGAGACTGAGCTGCTTGCTGAGTGGTTTGAAGCGGGGGTGTTCGCCTCGGAAGGGTCGATCGGGGGGTTTGAACTGGAGGCCTGTCTGCTTGATGAGAAGGGGGCTCCGGCGCCGCTCAATCAGCCCTTGTTGGAAAAGCTGGATGAGCCATTGGTGGTCCCTGAACTGGCCACCTTCAACGTTGAAATAAACAGTACTGCCAGGCCGCTGCGGGGTGATGTATTTGAGCGAATGGCCGATGAGCTGCAGTGTGTCTGGGATAAGTGCAACCGTTTGGCCCATCCCTTGGGTGCCAGAATGGGCATGATCGGCATCATGCCGAGCCTGCAGCAAGAGGCGCTTTCGCTGCATAACATGTCCCCTTTGAACCGCTACCAGGCCCTCAATGACCAGGTGTTTAAACTGCGTCACGGCAGACCCTTGTCAGTCCACATAGAGGGTAGAGAAACCCTGGATCTGCAACACCACGATGTCATGCTTGAGTCGGCGGCAACCTCGTTTCAGATTCATTTACAGGTGGATGAAAGGCATGCGGCGAGGCTCTATAACCTGTCGAAAGTTGCATCAGCGCCGATGGTGGCCGTGAGTGCCAATGCCCCCTATCTGTTCGGTCACGACCTATGGGACGAGACACGCATCCCCCTGTTTGAACAATCGATCGCTGTGGGGGCCTCGGATTTGACCAAAAGAGTCAGTTTTGGCATCCGTTATGTCTATGAATCGATACTGGAAAATTTTGAGGCCAATCTGAAGCGCTATCCGGTACTGCTACCCCTGTTGATGGATGAAGCAGTGGAGAGTCTTTCCCACCTGAGACTGCACAACGGTACCATCTGGCGTTGGAACCGTCCGCTGATCGGTTTCGATGCCAGGGGCAAGCCCCATCTGAGGATCGAGCATCGAGTGGTGCCAGCTGGACCCAGCGTGCTAGATGCCATCGCCAATGCGGCGTTTTATTTTGGTTTGGTGACCGGCATGGCGGAACGTTACAAATCGCCGGAAGAGGATATGGGATTTATCCGTGCCCGAAGCAACTTCTACAATGCGGCACGCCAGGGTCTGCAAGCGGAGTTTTTCTGGTTCAACTGGAAGACCTGCAGTGCCGAACAGTTGATCCGGGATCAGCTGCTGGCTGTGGCCAGAGAGGGATTGAGCAGCCTGGGTATTGAGCCCGCCTCCATCGACTACTGGTTGGGCATTATTGAACAACGGGTTGTGCGTGGTATCAATGGCGCCACCTGGCAGCGGCAATGGGTGGCGCGTCACGGCAGGGATTTTCAAGCATTGACACAGGCCTACCTGGAACAGCAGGAGAGTGGTAAGCCGGTGCATGAGTGGCCGTTGGATTAA
- the murU gene encoding N-acetylmuramate alpha-1-phosphate uridylyltransferase MurU codes for MKAMILAAGRGERMRPMTDKLPKPLLPVAGKPLIVHHIERLAEAGYRELIINHAHLGEMIESELGDGSAWGVEIRYSPEAVALETGGGIYHALPLLGDEPFLVVNADIWCDLDYSQLTLKQGDMAHLVLVPNPDHHQQGDFHLQQGRVSQGGERRLTFSGIGVYHPRLFASCSPSAFPLAPLLRDAMQRGLVSGEYFRGVWMDIGTPQRLSQLQQLILQHARGASNES; via the coding sequence ATGAAAGCCATGATACTGGCTGCTGGGCGTGGCGAGCGCATGCGGCCCATGACCGATAAGCTGCCTAAACCACTCCTGCCGGTCGCCGGCAAGCCCTTGATCGTGCACCATATCGAAAGGCTTGCAGAGGCGGGTTATCGCGAGCTGATTATCAATCATGCCCATTTGGGCGAGATGATCGAATCTGAGCTGGGTGACGGAAGCGCCTGGGGTGTTGAGATACGTTACTCACCCGAGGCGGTGGCATTGGAAACAGGCGGGGGCATCTATCATGCACTTCCCTTGTTGGGGGATGAGCCCTTTTTGGTGGTCAATGCAGACATCTGGTGTGATTTGGATTATTCACAGCTAACCTTGAAACAGGGAGATATGGCCCATCTGGTGCTGGTGCCGAACCCCGATCACCATCAACAGGGGGATTTTCATCTGCAACAGGGTCGGGTGAGCCAGGGCGGGGAGAGACGGCTGACCTTCAGCGGTATCGGCGTCTATCATCCGCGACTGTTCGCATCCTGCAGCCCCAGCGCATTTCCATTGGCACCTCTGCTGAGGGATGCCATGCAGCGTGGTTTGGTATCAGGAGAGTATTTCCGCGGGGTGTGGATGGATATAGGTACACCTCAGCGATTGTCACAGTTACAGCAACTCATCCTGCAGCACGCTAGGGGTGCCAGCAATGAATCGTGA
- the rho gene encoding transcription termination factor Rho, translated as MNLTELKKKPVADLAQLATEMKIEGMARTRKQDLIFAILKAHAKKGESIFGDGVLEILQDGFGFLRSADSSYLAGPDDIYVSPSQIRRFSLRTGDTISGKIRPPKDGERYFALLKVDEINYDKPENAKSKILFENFTPLFANKRFHLEIGNGSTEDITARTIDLCAPIGKGQRGLIVSPPKAGKTMMLQNIAQSITHNHPECYVMVLLIDERPEEVTEMARSVRGEVISSTFDEPATRHVQVAEMVIEKAKRLVEHKHDVVILLDSITRLARAYNTVVPSSGKVLTGGVDANALHRPKRFFGAARNVEEGGSLTILATALVDTGSRMDDVIYEEFKGTGNMEVHLDRRIAEKRIFPAININRSGTRREELLMKPDELQKMWILRKILHPMDELAAMEFLYDKLKVSKTNDEFFDAMKG; from the coding sequence ATGAATCTCACTGAACTCAAGAAAAAGCCGGTAGCCGATCTGGCTCAGCTCGCCACCGAAATGAAAATCGAGGGAATGGCACGGACCCGAAAGCAGGATCTGATATTTGCGATTCTCAAGGCGCATGCAAAAAAAGGCGAAAGTATTTTTGGTGATGGTGTATTGGAGATCCTGCAGGATGGATTCGGTTTTCTTCGATCCGCAGATAGTTCCTATCTTGCCGGTCCTGATGATATCTATGTCTCTCCAAGTCAAATCCGGCGCTTTAGCCTGCGTACCGGCGATACAATTTCAGGCAAGATTCGGCCACCTAAGGATGGTGAACGCTACTTTGCATTGCTCAAGGTTGATGAGATCAACTACGACAAACCGGAAAACGCCAAGAGCAAGATTCTATTCGAAAACTTTACCCCCCTGTTTGCCAACAAGCGTTTTCACCTGGAGATAGGCAACGGCAGTACCGAGGATATCACCGCTCGTACCATCGATCTCTGCGCCCCCATCGGTAAGGGGCAGCGCGGTCTGATCGTATCGCCACCGAAGGCGGGTAAGACCATGATGTTACAGAATATCGCCCAGTCGATTACCCATAACCATCCCGAATGTTACGTCATGGTGTTGCTCATCGACGAACGTCCGGAAGAGGTGACCGAAATGGCGCGTTCGGTGAGGGGCGAGGTGATATCCAGTACCTTCGACGAGCCCGCAACCAGGCATGTGCAGGTCGCTGAAATGGTCATCGAAAAGGCCAAACGACTGGTCGAGCACAAACATGATGTGGTGATCCTGCTGGATTCGATCACTCGACTTGCCCGGGCCTATAATACAGTCGTGCCCTCCTCGGGCAAGGTCCTGACCGGTGGTGTCGACGCCAATGCACTGCACCGGCCGAAACGCTTCTTCGGTGCCGCGCGGAATGTGGAAGAGGGTGGATCCCTGACGATCCTGGCCACCGCCCTGGTGGATACGGGATCACGCATGGATGACGTTATCTACGAAGAGTTCAAGGGTACAGGCAACATGGAGGTCCATCTGGACCGGCGTATTGCCGAGAAACGCATCTTCCCGGCGATCAATATCAATCGTTCCGGCACCCGTCGCGAGGAGTTGCTGATGAAGCCGGATGAGTTGCAGAAGATGTGGATTCTGCGCAAGATCCTCCACCCCATGGATGAACTTGCCGCCATGGAGTTTCTCTACGACAAGTTGAAGGTGAGTAAGACCAACGACGAATTTTTCGATGCCATGAAGGGCTAG